One window of Phycisphaeraceae bacterium genomic DNA carries:
- a CDS encoding helix-turn-helix transcriptional regulator, whose translation MSSAAAARSFPIAKPAAARALASATRQEIVDALSSAGPSTVARLADLLGRRPDALYFHLRALERVGLVRQRQQQPEDASNGVVYELPASSVKLDYRSAPRTDLVRVVRNALKLSLREFERECLAARSPGPDGCRVLWGGRVMGWVNETDLASINSLLDSLHSVLRRGRPGPNRRAVSLGFLLAPSGFGERSRKSTKSPGKSGKKG comes from the coding sequence ATGTCCTCAGCCGCTGCCGCCCGTTCATTTCCGATCGCCAAGCCCGCCGCGGCACGCGCGCTCGCATCGGCGACGCGCCAGGAAATCGTCGATGCGCTCTCGAGCGCCGGTCCATCAACAGTCGCCCGCCTCGCGGATCTGCTGGGGCGGCGCCCCGATGCGCTCTACTTTCATCTGCGGGCGCTCGAACGCGTCGGGCTCGTACGCCAGCGCCAGCAACAGCCCGAAGATGCGAGCAACGGCGTTGTGTATGAACTTCCGGCCAGCTCGGTGAAGCTCGATTACCGATCCGCGCCGCGCACCGATCTGGTTCGCGTCGTGCGCAACGCGCTCAAGCTTTCGCTCCGCGAATTCGAGCGCGAGTGCCTGGCGGCCAGGTCGCCCGGACCCGATGGCTGCCGAGTTCTTTGGGGCGGACGCGTGATGGGCTGGGTCAACGAGACCGACCTCGCGTCCATCAACTCGCTGCTCGATTCGCTCCACTCGGTGCTCCGGCGCGGCAGGCCGGGCCCCAACCGGCGCGCGGTCTCACTGGGCTTTTTGCTGGCTCCATCCGGCTTCGGCGAACGCTCGCGCAAATCCACAAAGTCTCCCGGCAAATCCGGGAAGAAAGGGTAA